In one window of Candidatus Thorarchaeota archaeon DNA:
- a CDS encoding ABC transporter permease: protein MKGSWKDSNWYVSISGFWREYRRHRIGMIGVFVLILFFGVAIFAPYLVEYSPSPSAKVAPPFLAPSWVSLFDPTGVQSGEYLDSPYLTDVNPSEELEVYGSPSYGTGSGFAGQYIAPADPQAEGAKGTVRLTWTHLANDSVRFVWPKPPLPDPKTPGVACQDFVYFVQDFEWPYSRYPKDATMTFEYGITTTGSFATEEYAGLMFQVYIWLIDPSDNWRIVYSSSPPYSPTSQERKIDLNWFDIKDTWGGMVPNDEGIKEDGDKNVVKAAFALVPTYTFRTYSSSNPWMFYNGSVTLDVNVFSAYVYGDYFGTLGTTDKGADAWSQLIFGSRISLYIGLIATFLSTIVGVIVGMVAGYFGGKTDEVLMRIVDFLLVIPGLPLMMVLAAFMGPSINTIIVVIAILGWTGTARLIRSQVLAEKNKSYVESARAIGASDTYIIFRHVLPNVTPILFANITLGVVGAILSEAGLSFLGLTDPSQPSWGRMLADANSSGGFSNGAWWVVVSPGLMITVLSLAFTFVGHTLDQVLNPRLRER from the coding sequence ATGAAAGGTAGTTGGAAGGACAGCAACTGGTACGTCAGCATCTCCGGGTTCTGGAGAGAATACCGTAGGCATCGAATCGGCATGATTGGCGTGTTTGTGCTGATACTCTTCTTCGGGGTGGCGATATTTGCTCCCTATCTAGTGGAATACAGTCCCTCCCCGAGTGCGAAGGTGGCGCCGCCATTCCTTGCCCCGAGTTGGGTGTCCCTGTTTGATCCTACTGGTGTCCAGTCTGGAGAATACCTTGACAGTCCTTACCTGACAGATGTCAATCCATCAGAAGAACTAGAGGTCTACGGTAGTCCCTCCTACGGGACAGGCTCAGGCTTCGCTGGTCAGTACATTGCTCCTGCCGACCCACAGGCCGAAGGAGCAAAGGGCACCGTCCGACTGACTTGGACTCATTTGGCGAACGACTCGGTTCGCTTCGTCTGGCCCAAGCCGCCGTTGCCCGACCCTAAGACTCCGGGTGTGGCTTGTCAGGACTTCGTCTACTTTGTTCAGGATTTCGAATGGCCCTACAGTCGGTATCCTAAGGATGCAACCATGACGTTCGAGTATGGCATCACTACAACAGGATCCTTTGCTACTGAGGAGTACGCTGGGCTCATGTTCCAAGTGTACATATGGCTAATTGACCCCTCCGATAACTGGAGGATTGTCTATAGTTCCAGTCCCCCGTACAGCCCTACTAGTCAGGAACGGAAGATCGACCTCAACTGGTTTGACATTAAGGACACGTGGGGCGGCATGGTGCCCAACGACGAGGGGATTAAGGAGGATGGCGACAAGAATGTAGTGAAGGCTGCTTTCGCCCTTGTGCCCACATATACTTTCAGGACGTACAGCAGCTCGAACCCATGGATGTTCTACAATGGGTCTGTTACTCTTGATGTCAATGTGTTCAGTGCCTATGTCTACGGGGATTACTTCGGCACACTCGGGACAACAGACAAGGGCGCAGATGCGTGGTCTCAGCTTATCTTTGGGAGCAGAATCTCCCTCTACATCGGTCTGATTGCGACTTTTCTTTCGACCATTGTCGGTGTCATTGTTGGAATGGTTGCAGGTTACTTTGGTGGAAAGACCGATGAGGTCCTGATGCGCATTGTCGACTTCCTGCTGGTGATTCCGGGTCTTCCGCTCATGATGGTTCTGGCGGCCTTCATGGGTCCCAGTATCAATACCATCATCGTCGTGATTGCCATTCTTGGATGGACTGGGACGGCAAGACTGATTCGCTCACAGGTCCTCGCCGAAAAGAACAAGTCGTACGTGGAGTCAGCACGAGCGATAGGTGCTTCTGACACCTACATCATTTTCAGGCATGTTCTGCCGAACGTGACTCCCATCTTGTTCGCCAATATCACGCTGGGCGTTGTAGGTGCAATCCTCTCTGAGGCTGGTCTGTCCTTCCTTGGCCTTACTGACCCTAGCCAGCCAAGCTGGGGCCGGATGCTTGCTGATGCGAACTCATCTGGTGGCTTCAGCAACGGGGCATGGTGGGTCGTTGTTTCTCCCGGACTGATGATCACAGTCCTCTCGCTGGCCTTCACTTTCGTAGGTCATACACTCGATCAGGTTCTCAACCCACGACTTAGAGAACGATAG
- a CDS encoding ABC transporter permease has translation MGLREYVIRRLIYMFLLVVAVVCFNFFLFRLPTLILGISPVDLMINEDLRRNLTKDLLDDLYDRFGLVPNPDIFDWIYMFWRYLVNMFTGNFGVSFYGGNPVIDEIAARLPNTLLLMGTSSIVSIIIGIWTGVKVAADPGSRKDVTAVTVALAIYAVPIFWLGMILLMVFSFYLPTATEAAFGIRIGFPLGRTITPDIWIAAKGDPFGGLIMAADILHHLFLPMVTLGVGGYGGYFLYMRNNLIDVMTEDYILTARAKGLDETHVLYKHGLKNALLPMVTVIAMTFGFLINGATMTETVFNWYGLGRYIFESLVKLDYPVAQAIFMIVAITAILANFVADLLYGVLDPRIKYG, from the coding sequence ATGGGACTCAGAGAATACGTGATCAGACGACTAATCTACATGTTCCTGCTCGTAGTGGCCGTGGTATGCTTCAACTTCTTCCTGTTCAGACTCCCCACACTGATACTTGGTATCAGTCCAGTTGACCTCATGATAAATGAGGACTTGAGAAGGAATCTGACGAAGGACCTCCTAGATGACCTGTACGATCGGTTTGGACTTGTTCCCAACCCAGACATCTTTGACTGGATCTACATGTTCTGGCGATATCTCGTCAACATGTTCACAGGGAACTTTGGTGTGTCCTTCTACGGTGGCAACCCTGTCATTGACGAGATTGCGGCAAGACTGCCCAACACACTCCTGCTGATGGGGACCTCCTCGATTGTTTCAATCATAATCGGGATTTGGACTGGTGTGAAGGTCGCAGCTGACCCGGGGTCACGAAAGGATGTAACCGCAGTGACTGTAGCTCTTGCCATATATGCCGTGCCCATATTCTGGTTGGGCATGATACTGCTGATGGTCTTCTCATTCTATCTGCCAACTGCTACAGAGGCCGCTTTTGGAATCAGGATTGGTTTTCCTCTGGGCCGCACTATCACCCCGGATATCTGGATTGCTGCTAAAGGCGACCCCTTCGGCGGTCTCATCATGGCTGCCGATATTCTTCACCACCTGTTCCTACCCATGGTAACTCTAGGTGTTGGCGGATATGGAGGCTACTTCCTCTACATGCGCAACAACCTCATCGATGTCATGACGGAAGACTACATTCTGACCGCTCGGGCCAAGGGGCTTGACGAGACTCATGTACTTTACAAGCATGGACTCAAGAATGCGCTTCTGCCAATGGTCACTGTTATCGCTATGACATTCGGTTTCTTGATCAATGGCGCAACAATGACCGAAACCGTGTTCAACTGGTATGGGCTTGGCAGGTACATCTTTGAGAGCCTAGTCAAACTCGACTACCCAGTTGCACAGGCGATATTCATGATTGTCGCTATCACAGCGATACTCGCCAACTTTGTTGCCGACCTCCTATACGGAGTATTGGATCCTCGTATCAAATACGGGTAG
- a CDS encoding ATP-binding cassette domain-containing protein: protein MVVESSQVFASEGIPQGGTLISVRNLRKWFPVNTGFLSSLLYKQELFVRAVDGVSFDIKKGEVLVLAGESGCGKTTTGRCVLHLETPTDGEVIYAGQKLSELDRNEMKELRKRMQITFQDPYESLNPKQSIYGIVSEPLIVHKIPLTPSQRRERVLETLEAVALTPASDYIDRYPHELSGGQRQRISIARALILHPEFMVADEPVSMLDVSIRAEILNLLLKLKDDLHLTYLFITHDLAVATYIADRIGIMYLGKVVEIGPAHEVAFSPMHPYTRALISAVPSGDPTVKRRVESLKGEPPSPINVPPGCRFHPRCPYAQEICQRETPDDRDMGNGHLVACHFAGEIGETRP, encoded by the coding sequence ATGGTAGTAGAGAGTAGTCAAGTCTTTGCCTCGGAAGGCATTCCTCAAGGCGGAACACTCATCAGTGTACGTAACCTACGCAAGTGGTTCCCGGTGAACACGGGTTTCCTCTCCTCGCTGCTCTACAAGCAGGAACTCTTCGTCAGGGCTGTAGACGGAGTCTCATTCGATATCAAGAAGGGGGAGGTACTCGTGCTGGCCGGAGAGAGCGGTTGCGGAAAGACGACCACCGGACGTTGCGTCCTCCACCTAGAGACACCAACGGATGGCGAGGTCATATACGCAGGCCAGAAGTTGAGTGAGCTCGACAGGAACGAGATGAAGGAACTCCGCAAGAGGATGCAGATCACCTTCCAGGACCCATACGAGTCACTCAATCCCAAACAGAGCATATACGGGATAGTATCGGAACCACTCATTGTTCACAAGATACCCCTGACTCCAAGTCAGAGAAGAGAGAGGGTCCTTGAAACACTCGAGGCGGTTGCACTCACACCAGCTTCGGACTATATCGATAGGTATCCACACGAGCTGTCCGGTGGACAGAGGCAGAGGATATCAATTGCAAGAGCTCTGATACTGCATCCAGAGTTCATGGTGGCAGACGAGCCGGTTTCAATGTTGGACGTCTCAATTCGTGCAGAGATACTCAATCTCCTCCTGAAGCTGAAGGACGACCTCCATCTGACCTACCTGTTCATCACCCACGACTTGGCTGTCGCAACATACATAGCCGATAGGATAGGAATCATGTACCTCGGCAAAGTGGTAGAGATTGGTCCCGCGCATGAGGTGGCATTCAGCCCCATGCATCCGTACACACGGGCTCTCATTTCCGCAGTGCCTTCTGGAGACCCCACCGTCAAGAGGCGTGTTGAGTCACTGAAGGGAGAGCCACCCAGCCCAATCAACGTCCCACCGGGCTGCAGGTTCCATCCAAGATGCCCGTACGCTCAGGAGATCTGTCAGCGGGAGACTCCGGATGACCGAGACATGGGGAATGGCCACCTCGTCGCATGTCACTTCGCTGGTGAGATAGGCGAGACCAGACCTTAG
- a CDS encoding ABC transporter ATP-binding protein translates to MPLLDIRALRMYYQTQKGLVKAVDNVSLTLEPGESIGLAGESGCGKSSLAYSVMQLLPPAANVVGGNIYFKGEDLLRKTAREMRDIRWKNVAIIFQGAMNALNPVFEIGEQIAEAILMHENVTEEEALDRCAKLFEMVGLDPGRIHNYPHEFSGGMRQRAMIAMALACNPDLVIADEPTTALDVTIQAQILKLMQKLQKDLGLSLILITHDLSVIAETCDKTAVMYAGRIAELADVVSLFKEPVHPYATGLVGAIPSMVKAERKTLSSIPGSPPDLIQPPTGCRFHPRCPYAQEICSREEPSFDEIEPGRFVSCHFAEKLRGELKVDLE, encoded by the coding sequence ATGCCACTGTTAGACATTCGAGCTTTGAGGATGTATTACCAGACTCAGAAGGGTCTCGTCAAGGCCGTAGACAACGTGTCACTCACCTTGGAACCTGGAGAGTCAATCGGTCTTGCTGGGGAGTCCGGCTGTGGGAAGTCAAGCCTGGCCTACTCCGTGATGCAGCTCCTTCCCCCTGCTGCGAACGTGGTGGGAGGCAACATCTACTTCAAGGGCGAGGACCTCCTCAGAAAGACCGCACGCGAGATGCGTGACATCAGATGGAAGAACGTCGCAATAATCTTTCAGGGTGCGATGAACGCGCTCAACCCAGTCTTCGAGATTGGAGAGCAGATTGCCGAGGCCATACTCATGCACGAGAATGTGACTGAGGAGGAGGCTCTCGATCGCTGCGCGAAGCTGTTTGAGATGGTGGGTCTCGACCCCGGGCGGATTCATAACTACCCCCATGAGTTCTCCGGGGGAATGCGTCAGCGTGCCATGATAGCTATGGCTCTTGCATGCAACCCGGACCTCGTCATCGCAGATGAGCCCACCACAGCACTTGATGTCACCATCCAGGCGCAGATACTCAAGCTCATGCAGAAGCTCCAGAAAGACCTGGGGCTCTCACTGATACTTATCACGCACGACCTCAGTGTCATCGCAGAGACCTGTGATAAGACAGCAGTGATGTATGCTGGTCGCATTGCAGAGCTTGCTGACGTCGTATCGCTCTTCAAGGAGCCAGTTCATCCCTACGCCACAGGACTGGTCGGAGCTATACCCAGCATGGTGAAGGCTGAACGTAAGACACTGTCATCAATTCCAGGCTCACCACCTGACCTCATCCAACCACCTACCGGCTGCCGATTCCACCCCAGATGCCCATACGCCCAAGAGATATGCTCAAGAGAGGAGCCCTCTTTTGACGAGATTGAGCCGGGACGGTTTGTGTCATGTCATTTCGCTGAGAAACTCAGGGGCGAACTGAAAGTTGACTTGGAGTGA